One Perca flavescens isolate YP-PL-M2 chromosome 14, PFLA_1.0, whole genome shotgun sequence genomic window carries:
- the chtopa gene encoding chromatin target of PRMT1a isoform X1 — MSTASSQKVVLKSTTKVSLNERFTNMLKNKQPTAVSIRATMQQQHLASARNRRLAQQMENRPSVQAALSHKQSLKQRLGKSNIQARLGRPVGTLMRGVAGGRGGMRGMTRGGLRGRARGGVMRGALSLRGKRVSSTGGPMRGRGSAGRLAMRRGGRHRGGAPGRGGALSRGAARGGVARGRGGLRGRGGFAGRGGRGRGRGRGVGRQAVTREQLDNQLDAYMSKTKGHLDAELDAYMAQADPDNME, encoded by the exons ATGAGCACAGCCTCCTCCCAAAAAGTTGTCCTGAAAAGTACCACCAAAGTGTCCCTAAATGAGCG CTTCACTAACATGCTGAAGAACAAGCAGCCCACTGCGGTAAGCATTCGAGCCACCATGCAACAGCAGCATTTGGCCAGTGCCCGCAATCGCCGGCTGGCCCAGCAGATGGAAAACCGGCCCTCAGTGCAAGCTGCACTAAGTCACAAGCAG AGCCTGAAGCAGCGCCTGGGGAAGAGCAACATCCAGGCCAGGCTGGGCCGGCCTGTCGGGACTCTGATGCGTGGAGTAGCTGGAGGCAGAGGAGGAATGCGAGGGATGACCAGGGGTGGCCTTCGAGGTCGAGCCAGAGGAGGAGTAATGAGGGGAGCTCTGTCCCTGAGAG GGAAGCGAGTGTCTTCTACAGGTGGTCCCATGCGAGGTCGTGGCTCTGCTGGCCGTCTGGCAATGCGTAGAGGAGGCCGCCATCGTGGAGGAGCTCCTGGCAGAGGAGGAGCTCTGTCCCGAGGAGCAGCACGAGGAGGAGTAGCCAGAG GCCGTGGTGGACTGCGTGGCCGTGGTGGTTTTGCTGGTAGAGGTGGTCGTGGCCGCGGGCGGGGCCGAGGTGTTGGCCGACAAGCTGTGACCCGTGAACAACTGGACAACCAGCTGGACGCCTACATGTCAAAGACCAAAGGTCACCTGGATGCTGAGCTGGATGCCTACATGGCCCAGGCAGACCCAGACAATATGGAGTGA
- the chtopa gene encoding chromatin target of PRMT1a isoform X2, whose amino-acid sequence MLKNKQPTAVSIRATMQQQHLASARNRRLAQQMENRPSVQAALSHKQSLKQRLGKSNIQARLGRPVGTLMRGVAGGRGGMRGMTRGGLRGRARGGVMRGALSLRGKRVSSTGGPMRGRGSAGRLAMRRGGRHRGGAPGRGGALSRGAARGGVARGRGGLRGRGGFAGRGGRGRGRGRGVGRQAVTREQLDNQLDAYMSKTKGHLDAELDAYMAQADPDNME is encoded by the exons ATGCTGAAGAACAAGCAGCCCACTGCGGTAAGCATTCGAGCCACCATGCAACAGCAGCATTTGGCCAGTGCCCGCAATCGCCGGCTGGCCCAGCAGATGGAAAACCGGCCCTCAGTGCAAGCTGCACTAAGTCACAAGCAG AGCCTGAAGCAGCGCCTGGGGAAGAGCAACATCCAGGCCAGGCTGGGCCGGCCTGTCGGGACTCTGATGCGTGGAGTAGCTGGAGGCAGAGGAGGAATGCGAGGGATGACCAGGGGTGGCCTTCGAGGTCGAGCCAGAGGAGGAGTAATGAGGGGAGCTCTGTCCCTGAGAG GGAAGCGAGTGTCTTCTACAGGTGGTCCCATGCGAGGTCGTGGCTCTGCTGGCCGTCTGGCAATGCGTAGAGGAGGCCGCCATCGTGGAGGAGCTCCTGGCAGAGGAGGAGCTCTGTCCCGAGGAGCAGCACGAGGAGGAGTAGCCAGAG GCCGTGGTGGACTGCGTGGCCGTGGTGGTTTTGCTGGTAGAGGTGGTCGTGGCCGCGGGCGGGGCCGAGGTGTTGGCCGACAAGCTGTGACCCGTGAACAACTGGACAACCAGCTGGACGCCTACATGTCAAAGACCAAAGGTCACCTGGATGCTGAGCTGGATGCCTACATGGCCCAGGCAGACCCAGACAATATGGAGTGA